In one Alphaproteobacteria bacterium genomic region, the following are encoded:
- a CDS encoding mannose-1-phosphate guanylyltransferase/mannose-6-phosphate isomerase, translated as MNTIVRDEPAYPVAIEERQATVYPVILCGGSGKRLWPVSRHDCPKQFQRLTSKHSLIQETVLRARDVLGLGAPIILCNEEHRFMVSDHMTEIGVTPFAIVCEPVSRNTGAAMAAAAAILKEQDPNGIMLAMPSDHYIGNAGAFEDAFARAKSAAGCGFLVTFGIEPTRPETGYGYIEQGGSVSGAPHVSSIARFIEKPTETEAERLISEGGFLWNSGMFVFPVCTLLKEFERLAPEIHAASLAAVENATSEEGGVTLSEAAFARSPDLSIDIAIMERTQKAAVVKADIDWSDIGTWPAVRRMRAPDADGNVIEGNTVVEDVSNCLIQANGRLIAAVGLKDLVIVDTEDATLISAADRTVSVDRLVGKLRLSGQSAADKHVQVIRPWGTFQTVERGEGFQVKHIVVKPGEELSLQMHHHRAEHWIVVGGTGRITRDGESELLHENQAVHIPLGASHRLENPGKIPLHLIEVQVGSYLGEDDIVRFDDRYGRA; from the coding sequence ATGAACACTATTGTTCGAGACGAACCCGCGTATCCTGTCGCCATCGAGGAGCGTCAGGCGACCGTATACCCGGTCATTCTGTGCGGCGGCAGCGGGAAACGCCTCTGGCCGGTTTCCCGGCACGACTGTCCGAAACAGTTTCAGCGCCTGACGTCAAAACACAGCCTAATCCAGGAAACCGTACTGCGGGCGCGTGATGTCCTGGGGCTCGGTGCACCGATCATTCTCTGCAATGAGGAGCACCGCTTCATGGTTTCAGACCACATGACGGAAATCGGCGTCACCCCGTTTGCGATCGTCTGCGAGCCTGTATCGCGCAACACCGGTGCCGCGATGGCCGCCGCCGCCGCCATTCTGAAGGAGCAGGATCCGAACGGGATCATGCTGGCCATGCCTTCAGATCATTACATCGGCAATGCCGGCGCGTTTGAGGATGCTTTCGCGCGGGCGAAGTCGGCAGCAGGCTGCGGCTTTCTGGTGACTTTCGGGATTGAGCCGACACGGCCGGAAACCGGCTACGGTTACATCGAACAAGGCGGCAGTGTCTCCGGCGCACCGCATGTTTCTTCCATCGCACGTTTCATCGAAAAGCCGACAGAGACCGAAGCGGAGCGCCTGATCTCGGAAGGCGGCTTTCTTTGGAACAGCGGCATGTTCGTCTTCCCGGTCTGCACGCTCTTGAAGGAGTTCGAACGGCTGGCGCCGGAAATTCACGCGGCGAGCCTGGCGGCGGTGGAAAATGCCACGTCGGAAGAGGGTGGCGTCACCCTTTCCGAGGCGGCGTTTGCGAGGTCGCCCGACCTGTCGATCGATATCGCGATCATGGAGCGGACACAGAAGGCCGCGGTTGTGAAGGCTGATATTGACTGGAGCGATATCGGTACATGGCCGGCGGTAAGGCGCATGCGGGCGCCGGACGCGGACGGCAATGTCATCGAAGGCAACACGGTGGTCGAAGATGTCAGCAACTGCCTGATCCAGGCCAACGGTCGCTTGATTGCCGCGGTCGGCCTGAAAGACCTTGTTATCGTTGATACCGAGGATGCGACATTGATCAGTGCGGCGGATCGAACCGTCAGTGTCGATCGGCTGGTCGGTAAACTGCGCCTGTCCGGGCAGAGCGCTGCGGACAAGCATGTTCAGGTCATTCGGCCCTGGGGCACATTTCAGACAGTCGAGCGGGGCGAGGGCTTCCAGGTTAAGCATATCGTCGTGAAGCCCGGCGAGGAACTGAGCCTCCAGATGCATCATCATCGCGCTGAGCACTGGATCGTTGTCGGCGGCACCGGGCGCATCACGCGAGATGGAGAATCGGAACTGCTGCATGAAAACCAGGCGGTTCACATCCCGCTCGGCGCGTCACATCGATTGGAAAACCCCGGCAAGATTCCGTTGCATCTCATCGAGGTGCAGGTCGGATCCTATCTTGGCGAGGACGATATCGTCCGCTTCGACGACCGCTATGGGAGGGCCTGA
- the galE gene encoding UDP-glucose 4-epimerase GalE, with amino-acid sequence MVDRILVAGGAGFIGSHVCKALAAAGFLPVVFDDLSGGHRDAVRWGPLVVGDIRDAEALDRTFRQYRPQAVVHLAGFIAAGESVTDPQKYYDNNIGGTLALLGGMRRHDIQSIVFSSSAAVYGDAQEMPIREGAAMGPSNPYGWTKAMTEVMLRDYAVYGLNSVSLRYFNAAGADPDGDIGELHEPETHLIPLILEAVAGLRPTIDIFGTDHPTPDGTCIRDYVHVEDLAQAHVLALRALLEGRVEGAAAYNLGNGKGYSVHEVIAVVEAVTGRRVPARHKPARAGDPPRLVADSSEAERMLGWRQEYSDLESQIAHAWAFLRKRRPELMESVG; translated from the coding sequence ATGGTGGATCGGATTCTGGTAGCGGGTGGTGCCGGGTTTATCGGCAGCCATGTGTGCAAGGCGCTGGCGGCAGCCGGCTTCTTGCCGGTCGTCTTCGACGATCTGTCCGGTGGCCATCGCGATGCGGTTCGGTGGGGGCCGTTGGTTGTTGGCGATATCCGGGATGCTGAGGCTCTGGACAGAACCTTTCGGCAGTACCGGCCGCAGGCGGTCGTTCATCTGGCAGGCTTTATCGCGGCCGGAGAGTCGGTCACGGACCCGCAGAAATACTACGATAACAACATTGGCGGCACGCTGGCCCTGTTGGGCGGCATGCGCCGTCACGACATTCAGTCGATCGTATTCTCGTCCAGCGCCGCAGTATACGGCGACGCACAGGAAATGCCGATCCGTGAAGGTGCTGCCATGGGCCCGTCCAATCCGTACGGTTGGACGAAGGCAATGACGGAGGTGATGTTACGGGATTATGCGGTTTACGGTCTGAACTCCGTTTCGTTGCGATATTTCAACGCTGCCGGAGCCGACCCGGATGGGGATATCGGCGAACTGCACGAGCCTGAAACCCACCTGATCCCTCTGATCCTGGAAGCCGTGGCCGGCCTGCGTCCGACCATCGATATTTTCGGCACAGATCATCCGACGCCCGATGGAACCTGTATCCGCGATTATGTCCACGTGGAAGACCTCGCGCAGGCGCATGTCCTGGCCTTGCGCGCCCTGTTGGAGGGGCGTGTCGAGGGTGCCGCTGCCTACAATCTCGGGAACGGGAAGGGATACAGCGTTCATGAAGTCATCGCGGTGGTCGAGGCGGTGACCGGCAGGCGCGTCCCGGCGCGACACAAGCCTGCGCGCGCAGGGGACCCCCCGCGCTTGGTCGCGGACTCCAGTGAGGCGGAACGGATGCTGGGATGGCGCCAGGAGTATTCCGATCTCGAATCCCAGATTGCCCATGCCTGGGCCTTCCTGAGGAAACGCCGTCCCGAACTCATGGAATCCGTCGGTTGA